A portion of the Leptospirales bacterium genome contains these proteins:
- a CDS encoding TolC family protein, producing MFKTKVILSILVGLLALILPQTLLAQGGGVLEMQLQRALQQHPRIVRQRLQARSAQEGAALAARLYPDPRLMLERKRSSSRETTYYPSADYMEGSMRSNELRIEQEIPFPGKLSLDARRRALDAERETLRLSLEQNNLVGELLRTLVDYQRTEDGMRLARAFVDRGGLLAASARARYAGGQGLLADAASAQVRADSYRQRLTAIELEHAVHQEQLRYLLAAPTPAQTVEHDHDLDVAGLLAANQLPGLLAQVEERLPTDAAALRQRSIEAAIVRVDHVEGGVRRSRAWLDYLPDFAVFAGYERIRRQSDWLSLRRGTEQEYSVGVTIRVPLWSALSNHNQILSASAAEQAASSGAEDAELRVISAYRALQAERRSLREQATIYRSELLPRARAARDSAMLAYEAGRMEFVSVLALWEELFRFELEAIELRAREQSAVIAMAGLADVLIPENWLREGRENEP from the coding sequence ATGTTCAAGACCAAAGTTATTCTATCGATTCTGGTGGGCCTTCTTGCGCTCATTTTGCCGCAAACGCTACTGGCCCAGGGCGGCGGAGTGCTGGAGATGCAACTGCAGCGCGCCCTGCAGCAGCATCCGCGCATTGTGCGCCAGCGTCTGCAGGCCCGGTCTGCCCAAGAAGGCGCAGCACTTGCGGCGCGACTGTATCCAGATCCGCGTTTGATGCTGGAGCGCAAGCGTTCCAGCTCCCGTGAGACAACTTACTACCCATCCGCGGATTATATGGAAGGTTCGATGCGCAGCAATGAGCTGCGCATCGAACAGGAGATTCCCTTTCCGGGGAAGCTGAGTCTGGATGCTCGCCGCCGCGCCCTGGATGCGGAGCGCGAAACTCTGCGTCTTAGCCTGGAGCAAAACAACCTGGTAGGCGAGTTGCTGCGCACCCTGGTCGACTACCAGCGGACCGAAGATGGAATGCGCCTGGCGCGGGCCTTCGTCGATCGCGGCGGGCTGCTGGCGGCATCGGCGCGGGCGCGATATGCCGGCGGCCAGGGCTTGCTGGCGGACGCCGCTTCAGCCCAGGTTCGCGCCGATTCCTACCGCCAGCGATTGACGGCCATTGAGCTGGAACACGCCGTTCACCAGGAGCAGTTGCGCTACTTGCTGGCTGCGCCGACGCCCGCACAGACTGTGGAACACGACCATGATCTTGATGTCGCCGGGTTGCTTGCGGCCAATCAATTGCCGGGTTTGCTTGCGCAAGTCGAAGAGCGCTTGCCGACCGACGCGGCAGCGCTGCGCCAACGCAGCATTGAAGCGGCTATCGTACGCGTAGATCATGTGGAAGGCGGAGTGCGAAGATCTCGAGCCTGGCTGGACTATCTTCCCGATTTTGCGGTCTTTGCTGGCTACGAACGAATCAGGAGACAGAGTGATTGGCTGTCGCTACGGCGCGGTACGGAACAGGAATATTCCGTGGGTGTTACCATTCGTGTACCTCTGTGGAGCGCATTGTCGAACCACAATCAAATTCTTTCGGCCAGTGCGGCTGAGCAAGCCGCCAGCAGCGGCGCGGAAGACGCAGAACTGCGTGTGATCAGCGCCTATCGTGCCTTGCAGGCCGAGCGCCGCTCCTTGCGCGAGCAGGCAACGATCTATCGCAGCGAACTTCTGCCCCGGGCGCGGGCGGCGCGCGATTCAGCGATGCTGGCCTATGAGGCAGGGCGCATGGAATTTGTAAGCGTCCTGGCCTTATGGGAAGAGCTGTTTCGATTTGAACTCGAAGCGATTGAGCTTCGGGCGCGGGAACAGAGCGCTGTTATAGCCATGGCCGGGCTGGCGGACGTCTTGATTCCTGAAAACTGGCTTCGCGAGGGGC